A single genomic interval of Stenotrophomonas sp. ZAC14D1_NAIMI4_1 harbors:
- the sufT gene encoding putative Fe-S cluster assembly protein SufT has protein sequence MYSRSSEPVHFERDCEAVMVPQGDTVTLPAGSYGYITQALGGSYSVFVEGNLFRIAGKDGDAIGKEAPAPLELPADATDEQVEQLVWQQLRTCFDPEIPVNIVELGLVYEVEIKHLDEGQREIDVKMTLTAPGCGMGDILVDDVRSKLEMIPTVAQADVDLVFDPPWNQHMMSEAARLETGML, from the coding sequence ATGTATTCCCGTAGCAGCGAACCTGTCCACTTCGAACGCGATTGCGAGGCCGTGATGGTCCCGCAGGGCGACACCGTGACCCTGCCCGCCGGCAGCTATGGCTATATCACCCAGGCACTGGGCGGCAGTTATTCGGTGTTCGTCGAAGGCAACCTGTTCCGCATCGCCGGCAAGGACGGCGACGCCATCGGCAAGGAGGCGCCGGCCCCGCTGGAGCTGCCCGCCGATGCCACCGATGAACAGGTGGAACAGCTGGTATGGCAGCAGCTGCGCACCTGCTTCGACCCGGAAATTCCGGTCAACATCGTCGAACTGGGCCTTGTCTACGAAGTCGAGATCAAGCACCTGGACGAAGGCCAGCGCGAGATCGACGTGAAGATGACCCTGACCGCACCTGGCTGCGGCATGGGCGACATCCTGGTCGACGATGTGCGCAGCAAGCTCGAGATGATCCCCACCGTGGCCCAGGCCGACGTCGACCTGGTGTTCGACCCGCCGTGGAACCAGCACATGATGTCCGAGGCCGCCCGGCTCGAAACCGGCATGCTTTGA
- a CDS encoding branched-chain amino acid aminotransferase, which yields MSQSIPSFAVTRSDHPRSAEERAQILEKPGFGLHFTDHMVEVRWDKDTGWHNANVRAYGPLQLDPAAAVLHYGQEIFEGIKAYRHADGSIWTFRPDANGRRLQRSAQRLALPELPVEIFVESLKQLIALDSAWVPSADESSLYFRPFMIGDEAFLGVRGAHKAGYYVIASPAGPYFAKGVAPVSIWLSTEYARAAKGGTGAAKCGGNYAASLLPQQKAQAQGCSQVLFLDPVEGKYLEELGGMNVFLVYKDGTLVTPELSGSILEGITRESILQLARDRGMKVEERKVTIDEWKNGVASGDIAEVFACGTAAVVTPIGQLKGEGFSVGDINAPAGEVTMSLRKELTDIQYGRQPDRHNWLVKLG from the coding sequence GTGTCCCAGTCCATTCCCAGCTTCGCCGTCACCCGTTCGGACCACCCGCGCAGCGCTGAAGAGCGCGCCCAGATCCTGGAGAAGCCGGGCTTCGGCCTGCACTTCACCGATCACATGGTGGAAGTGCGCTGGGACAAGGACACCGGCTGGCACAACGCCAACGTGCGTGCCTACGGCCCGCTGCAGCTGGACCCGGCCGCGGCCGTCCTGCACTACGGCCAGGAAATCTTCGAAGGCATCAAGGCCTACCGCCACGCCGACGGTTCGATCTGGACCTTCCGCCCCGATGCCAATGGCCGCCGCCTGCAGCGTTCGGCGCAGCGCCTGGCGCTGCCGGAACTGCCGGTGGAGATCTTCGTCGAATCGCTGAAGCAGCTGATCGCGCTGGACAGCGCCTGGGTGCCGTCGGCCGACGAATCCAGCCTGTACTTCCGTCCGTTCATGATCGGCGACGAAGCCTTCCTCGGCGTGCGCGGCGCGCACAAGGCCGGCTACTACGTCATCGCCAGCCCGGCCGGCCCGTACTTCGCCAAGGGCGTCGCCCCGGTGTCGATCTGGCTGTCCACCGAATACGCACGTGCGGCCAAGGGCGGCACCGGCGCGGCCAAGTGCGGTGGCAACTACGCAGCCTCGCTGCTGCCGCAGCAGAAGGCACAGGCACAGGGCTGCTCGCAGGTGCTGTTCCTCGATCCGGTCGAAGGCAAGTACCTGGAAGAACTGGGCGGCATGAACGTCTTCCTGGTCTACAAGGACGGCACCCTGGTCACCCCGGAACTGTCCGGCAGCATCCTCGAGGGCATCACCCGCGAGAGCATCCTGCAGCTGGCCCGCGACCGCGGCATGAAGGTCGAAGAGCGCAAGGTCACCATCGACGAGTGGAAGAACGGCGTGGCCTCCGGTGACATCGCCGAAGTGTTCGCCTGCGGTACCGCAGCGGTGGTCACCCCGATCGGCCAGCTCAAGGGCGAGGGCTTCTCGGTGGGCGACATCAACGCTCCGGCCGGCGAAGTGACCATGTCGCTGCGCAAGGAACTGACCGACATCCAGTACGGCCGCCAGCCGGACCGCCACAACTGGCTGGTCAAGCTGGGCTGA
- a CDS encoding S8 family peptidase, whose protein sequence is MSQVSQLRLRRSWVVLSASVVTSLLLAAPAFAGDVQLSGLKSAPVHQQFIVKYKDGSQLVANTTALASSLKTAAAGLPSAQGRALGLQQIRRLATGPSVVRSDRALDQAESELLMRKLAADPNVEYVEVDQIMRATLTPNDARLSEQWGFGTSNASINVRPAWDKATGTGVVVAVIDTGITSHPDLNANILPGYDFISDAAMARDGGGRDNNPNDEGDWYAANECGAGYPASSSSWHGTHVAGTIAAVTNNSTGVAGTAYNAKVVPVRVLGKCGGYTSDIVDAITWASGGTVSGVPANANPAEVINMSLGGGGSCSTTYQNAINGAVGRGTTVVVAAGNESANVSTSVPANCANVVAVAATTSTGAKASFSNYGTGIDISAPGANILSTLNTGTTVPASATYASYNGTSMAAPHVAGVVALMQSVAPSPLSPAQVESIIKSTARPLPGACSGGCGAGIIDADAAVTAAINGTGGGNPNPGGSVLQNNVPVTGLGASSGASLSYTVQVPAGRSQLRVAISGGSGDADLYVRQGSAPTDTTYTCRPYLSGNNETCTINSPAAGTWHVRVKGYSTFSGVSLNAQY, encoded by the coding sequence ATGTCCCAGGTTTCGCAACTGCGTCTGCGCAGGTCGTGGGTGGTTCTCAGTGCGTCCGTCGTCACCTCCCTGCTGCTGGCCGCCCCGGCCTTCGCTGGCGATGTCCAGCTCAGCGGGTTGAAGTCCGCGCCGGTGCACCAGCAATTCATCGTCAAGTACAAGGACGGCAGCCAGCTGGTGGCCAACACCACCGCACTGGCCTCCTCGCTGAAGACGGCCGCCGCCGGCCTGCCCAGCGCCCAGGGGCGCGCGCTCGGCCTGCAGCAGATCCGCCGCCTGGCCACCGGTCCGAGCGTGGTGCGCTCCGACCGCGCGCTGGACCAGGCCGAATCCGAGCTGCTGATGCGCAAGCTCGCCGCCGACCCGAACGTCGAGTACGTGGAAGTCGACCAGATCATGCGTGCCACGCTGACCCCGAACGATGCCCGCCTGAGCGAGCAGTGGGGCTTCGGCACGTCCAACGCCTCGATCAACGTGCGCCCGGCCTGGGACAAGGCCACCGGCACCGGCGTGGTCGTGGCCGTCATCGATACCGGCATCACCAGCCACCCGGATCTGAACGCCAACATCCTGCCCGGCTACGACTTCATCAGCGATGCCGCGATGGCGCGCGATGGCGGCGGCCGCGACAACAACCCGAACGACGAGGGTGACTGGTACGCCGCCAACGAGTGCGGCGCCGGCTATCCGGCCTCCAGCTCCAGCTGGCACGGCACCCATGTGGCCGGCACCATCGCCGCGGTGACCAACAACAGCACCGGCGTGGCCGGTACCGCCTACAACGCCAAGGTCGTGCCGGTGCGCGTGCTCGGCAAGTGCGGCGGCTACACCTCGGACATCGTCGACGCCATCACCTGGGCCTCCGGTGGCACGGTCAGCGGCGTGCCGGCCAACGCCAACCCGGCGGAGGTCATCAACATGTCGCTGGGTGGCGGCGGCAGCTGCTCGACCACCTACCAGAACGCCATCAACGGCGCGGTCGGCCGTGGCACCACCGTGGTGGTGGCCGCCGGCAACGAGTCGGCCAACGTCTCCACCTCGGTACCGGCCAACTGCGCCAACGTCGTGGCTGTCGCTGCGACCACCTCGACCGGCGCCAAGGCCAGCTTCTCCAACTACGGCACCGGCATCGACATCTCCGCACCGGGCGCGAACATCCTCTCCACCCTCAACACCGGCACCACGGTGCCGGCCAGCGCAACCTACGCCTCCTACAACGGCACCTCGATGGCGGCGCCGCACGTGGCCGGCGTGGTCGCGCTGATGCAGTCGGTGGCCCCCTCGCCGCTGAGCCCGGCGCAGGTGGAAAGCATCATCAAGAGCACCGCACGTCCCTTGCCGGGCGCCTGCTCGGGCGGCTGCGGCGCAGGCATCATCGATGCCGATGCAGCGGTCACCGCGGCCATCAACGGCACCGGCGGCGGCAACCCGAACCCGGGTGGCAGCGTGCTGCAGAACAACGTGCCGGTGACGGGCCTGGGGGCCTCCAGCGGTGCTTCGCTCAGCTACACGGTGCAGGTGCCGGCCGGCCGCTCGCAGCTGCGCGTAGCGATCAGCGGCGGCAGCGGTGATGCCGACCTGTACGTGCGCCAGGGCAGCGCCCCGACCGACACGACCTACACCTGCCGCCCGTACCTGAGCGGCAACAACGAAACCTGCACCATCAACAGCCCCGCCGCCGGCACCTGGCATGTCCGGGTGAAGGGTTACAGCACCTTCTCGGGCGTCAGCCTCAACGCCCAGTACTGA
- a CDS encoding asparaginase domain-containing protein has translation MEELLVVTTGGTIDKIYFDDKSDYQIGDPQIGMILRELGVTFRFNVIPILRKDSLHINDDDRELIRATIAAQATRHVLVTHGTDSMVQTGQVLATIPDKTIVMTGALSPARFRGSDAEFNIGCAIGAVQSLPTGVYIAMNGRIFDPQHVRKNVAANRFESV, from the coding sequence ATGGAAGAGCTCCTGGTCGTCACCACCGGTGGCACGATCGACAAGATCTACTTCGACGACAAGTCGGACTACCAGATCGGTGATCCGCAGATCGGCATGATCCTGCGGGAGCTCGGGGTGACCTTCCGCTTCAACGTGATTCCGATCCTGCGCAAGGATTCGCTGCACATCAACGACGACGACCGCGAGCTGATCCGCGCGACGATCGCCGCGCAGGCGACCCGGCACGTGCTGGTCACCCATGGCACTGATTCCATGGTGCAGACCGGCCAGGTGCTGGCGACGATTCCGGACAAGACCATCGTGATGACCGGTGCGCTGAGCCCGGCACGCTTCCGTGGCTCGGATGCGGAGTTCAACATCGGCTGCGCGATCGGTGCGGTGCAGTCGCTGCCGACCGGCGTGTACATCGCGATGAACGGCCGCATCTTCGATCCGCAGCATGTGCGGAAGAACGTGGCGGCGAACCGGTTCGAGTCGGTCTGA
- a CDS encoding DUF2069 domain-containing protein: protein MNTAPRTVLLLALLGLAALYVGWFINDKHWLATQLVFTAPPLALAIALRLGWRKAGFWASVLALGWFSHGVMSAWSHPETRWLALIETALALLVIFAASLPGLRARFSKRR, encoded by the coding sequence ATGAATACCGCGCCGCGCACGGTCCTGCTGCTGGCCCTGCTGGGCCTGGCGGCGCTGTACGTGGGCTGGTTCATCAATGACAAGCACTGGCTGGCCACCCAACTGGTGTTCACCGCACCGCCACTGGCGCTGGCCATCGCCCTGCGCCTGGGCTGGCGCAAGGCCGGTTTCTGGGCCTCGGTGCTGGCCCTGGGCTGGTTCAGCCATGGCGTGATGAGTGCCTGGAGCCACCCGGAGACCCGCTGGCTGGCGCTGATCGAGACGGCCCTGGCCCTGCTGGTCATCTTCGCCGCCAGCCTGCCAGGGTTGCGCGCCCGCTTCAGCAAGCGACGCTGA
- the wrbA gene encoding NAD(P)H:quinone oxidoreductase — protein MGEILVLYYSRGGSVARLARQIARGIGEVPGMTARLRTVPPVAAVTQTAQPPVPDDGAPYVSVQDLADCQGVLLGSPTRFGNMAAPVKHFLDGLGAEWVNGTLAGKPAGVFTSTASMHGGQESTLLSMQVPLLHHGCLIVGIPFTEPALSHTTSGGTPYGASHVAGAADDPQPTDDEAVLARALGRRVADIAQRLAR, from the coding sequence ATGGGCGAGATTCTGGTGCTTTACTACAGCCGGGGCGGTTCGGTGGCACGGCTGGCGCGCCAGATCGCGCGGGGCATCGGCGAAGTGCCGGGCATGACCGCGCGCCTGCGCACGGTGCCGCCGGTGGCCGCAGTGACCCAGACCGCGCAGCCGCCGGTACCCGATGACGGCGCGCCCTACGTGAGCGTGCAGGACCTGGCCGACTGCCAGGGCGTGCTGCTCGGCAGCCCGACGCGCTTCGGCAACATGGCCGCACCGGTCAAGCATTTCCTCGATGGCCTGGGCGCGGAGTGGGTCAACGGCACCCTGGCCGGCAAGCCTGCCGGTGTGTTCACCTCCACCGCCTCGATGCACGGCGGCCAGGAATCGACCCTGCTGTCGATGCAGGTGCCGCTGCTGCACCACGGCTGCCTGATCGTCGGTATTCCCTTCACCGAGCCGGCGCTGAGCCATACCACCAGCGGCGGCACGCCTTATGGCGCCAGCCATGTGGCCGGTGCAGCGGACGACCCACAGCCGACCGACGACGAGGCCGTCCTGGCCCGCGCGCTGGGCCGCCGGGTGGCCGACATCGCACAGCGGCTGGCCCGATGA
- a CDS encoding YihY family inner membrane protein: MEPLDTLNLWMERARDRARAASFGRFLWRRFLDDRLFQAAAALAYTTVFALVPLAIVVFGVLSAFPVFDRWSDQLSDYVFSNFVPSAARAAEGYLRQFSASAGQLTAAGFIALVVSLLITLNSVEETFNQIWRVGSTRPKLTRFLVYWTVLTLGAMLAAASLAVSARVFAMPLFGTQEGRWLADLSLRLAPVLIEFVCIMLMFRVVPHHTVKWRHAIPGAVLAAVLLELIKWGIGAYLGSFQSYQKLYGTVAFVPILLLWIYLCWVAVLLGASLASSMAAFRYQPVELRLPQGFEFYGLLRLLGRFHYARGKGRGLADDEILRLEPMLTDSLLQDLACNLQDIGLLRRDERGEWLLARDLDQVSLADLYECTQLRIPVSEQHLPYRDDSLGQAALAALDELRLPLRERLKRRVSDIYPDSGDTP; encoded by the coding sequence ATGGAACCTCTGGATACGCTCAACCTGTGGATGGAGCGCGCGCGGGATCGCGCACGGGCCGCCAGCTTCGGTCGCTTCCTCTGGCGCCGCTTCCTCGACGACCGCCTGTTCCAGGCGGCCGCGGCGCTGGCGTACACCACCGTGTTCGCGCTGGTGCCGCTGGCGATCGTGGTCTTCGGGGTGCTGTCGGCATTCCCGGTGTTCGACCGCTGGAGCGACCAGCTCAGCGATTACGTGTTCTCCAACTTCGTGCCCAGCGCCGCGCGCGCGGCGGAGGGCTACCTGCGGCAGTTCTCGGCCAGTGCCGGCCAGCTCACCGCCGCCGGCTTCATCGCCCTGGTGGTTTCGCTGCTGATCACCCTCAACAGCGTCGAGGAAACCTTCAACCAGATCTGGCGGGTGGGCAGCACGCGGCCCAAGCTGACCCGCTTCCTGGTCTACTGGACCGTGCTGACCCTGGGCGCCATGCTCGCGGCCGCTTCGCTGGCAGTGTCGGCGCGGGTGTTCGCGATGCCGCTGTTCGGCACCCAGGAAGGACGCTGGCTGGCCGACCTGTCGCTGCGGCTGGCGCCGGTGCTGATCGAGTTCGTCTGCATCATGCTGATGTTCCGCGTGGTACCGCACCACACGGTGAAGTGGCGGCATGCGATTCCTGGCGCGGTGCTGGCGGCGGTCCTGCTGGAGCTGATCAAGTGGGGCATCGGTGCCTACCTGGGCAGCTTCCAGTCCTACCAGAAGCTCTACGGCACGGTTGCCTTCGTGCCGATCCTGCTGCTGTGGATCTACCTGTGCTGGGTGGCCGTGCTGCTGGGCGCGTCGCTGGCCTCGTCGATGGCCGCCTTCCGCTACCAGCCGGTGGAGCTGCGCCTGCCGCAGGGCTTCGAGTTCTACGGCCTGCTGCGCCTGCTCGGGCGCTTCCACTACGCGCGCGGCAAGGGGCGCGGCCTGGCCGACGATGAGATCCTGCGGCTGGAGCCGATGCTGACCGATTCGCTGCTGCAGGATCTGGCCTGCAATCTGCAGGACATCGGCCTGCTGCGCCGCGACGAGCGTGGCGAGTGGCTGCTGGCGCGCGACCTGGACCAGGTCAGCCTGGCCGACCTCTACGAATGCACCCAGTTGCGCATCCCGGTGTCCGAGCAGCACCTGCCGTACCGCGATGACAGCCTGGGCCAGGCTGCGCTGGCCGCCCTGGACGAACTTCGCCTGCCGCTGCGCGAGCGCCTCAAGCGCCGTGTCAGCGACATCTACCCTGATTCCGGAGACACACCATGA
- a CDS encoding TlpA disulfide reductase family protein gives MIRTPLLKALPLALLLALAACKPAQEPTPSSSTPPAQAPAPAPPAAAEGTDENPAERTTAEFPALKMKAIDGSEYDLAAHRGKWVVVNFWATWCAPCRKEMPELSALHAMRSNVEVVGLAYEDIETPEMQAFLAKHPVTYPIVVVDPFDPPADFAIPRGLPLTHLIDPKGKVAHTFLGPVTAADIEQQIAAAK, from the coding sequence ATGATCCGCACGCCCTTGTTGAAGGCCCTGCCGCTCGCCCTGCTGCTGGCCCTGGCTGCCTGCAAGCCCGCGCAGGAACCGACCCCGTCCAGCAGCACGCCGCCGGCCCAGGCACCGGCGCCCGCGCCCCCGGCAGCTGCGGAAGGTACCGACGAGAACCCGGCCGAACGCACCACGGCCGAGTTCCCGGCGTTGAAGATGAAGGCCATCGACGGCAGCGAGTACGACCTGGCCGCGCACCGGGGCAAATGGGTGGTGGTGAATTTCTGGGCGACGTGGTGCGCGCCATGCCGCAAGGAGATGCCGGAGCTGTCGGCGTTGCACGCGATGCGCAGCAACGTCGAGGTGGTGGGCTTGGCCTACGAGGACATCGAGACGCCGGAGATGCAGGCGTTCCTGGCCAAGCATCCGGTGACCTATCCGATCGTGGTGGTCGACCCGTTCGACCCGCCAGCCGACTTCGCGATCCCGCGCGGCCTGCCGTTGACCCATCTGATCGACCCGAAGGGCAAGGTCGCGCACACGTTCCTGGGGCCGGTGACCGCTGCTGACATCGAACAGCAGATCGCTGCTGCGAAGTAG
- the ppk2 gene encoding polyphosphate kinase 2, which yields MGKLKRKEYDELLQPLQLELTAMARWVQHSGQRLLVLFEGRDTAGKGGAIQAISQHLNPRQCRVVALPKPTDRESTQWYFQRYASHLPAAGEIVLMDRSWYNRAGVERVMGYCSEAEYQQFLHQAPVFEQLLVDDGILLFKYWLCVDQAQQEKRFAERHSDPLKGWKLSPVDLKSRSKYSAYTEAREAMLRATHREAAPWTLVDFNDQRLGRLSLVRNLLDRLPDTRVDEPVLDLPKLKGKLHVEHYDVLRPIEDFPVQD from the coding sequence ATGGGCAAGCTCAAGCGCAAGGAGTACGACGAACTGCTGCAGCCGCTGCAGCTGGAACTGACCGCGATGGCGCGCTGGGTGCAGCACAGCGGGCAACGCCTGCTGGTGCTGTTCGAGGGCCGCGATACCGCCGGCAAAGGCGGCGCGATCCAGGCGATCAGCCAACACCTCAACCCGCGCCAATGCCGTGTGGTGGCGCTGCCGAAGCCGACCGACCGTGAATCGACGCAATGGTATTTCCAGCGCTACGCCAGCCACCTGCCGGCGGCGGGCGAGATCGTGCTGATGGACCGCAGCTGGTACAACCGCGCTGGCGTGGAACGGGTGATGGGCTACTGCAGCGAGGCCGAGTACCAGCAGTTCCTGCACCAGGCGCCGGTGTTCGAGCAGTTGCTGGTGGACGACGGCATCCTGCTGTTCAAGTACTGGCTGTGCGTGGACCAGGCGCAGCAGGAAAAGCGTTTCGCCGAACGCCACAGCGATCCGCTGAAGGGCTGGAAACTGTCGCCGGTGGACCTGAAATCACGCAGCAAGTACAGCGCTTACACCGAGGCCCGCGAGGCGATGCTGCGGGCGACGCATCGCGAAGCGGCGCCGTGGACGCTGGTGGATTTCAACGACCAGCGGCTGGGGCGATTGTCGCTGGTGCGCAATCTGCTGGACCGGCTGCCGGATACGCGGGTGGATGAGCCGGTGCTGGATCTGCCGAAGCTGAAGGGCAAGCTGCATGTGGAGCACTACGACGTACTGCGGCCGATCGAGGATTTCCCGGTGCAGGATTAA
- a CDS encoding tetratricopeptide repeat protein — protein sequence MSAWQQRQQLQQALARQPGDFIAWVMLADLELEAGDIAAGERAARRALQLRPNHPEALARLGRVAWMAGAHADAATLLGQASALAPEHPGIALWLGHALEDADDAEGAAAAYRRAHALLPGEPYIAAQRLAWQRRLCDWQDVDALAAQVRAAVASGQGVVEPFAFLSEDASAAEQLACARARAAAVAAAVRPLPAVPVRARGPLRIGFLSNGFGAHPTGLLTVALLEHLQADPALQLHLFALNRNDGSRIRQRLQSAARLHEVAGQRHAETAAQIRAQDIDVLFDLRGWGGGGTPEVLAMRPAPLQLNWLAYPGTSGAPWLDAVVGDAFALPPALEPHYSERVLRLPRAFQPSDNTRVLQPAPTRAECGLPEQGVVFCCFNNSYKLNPRSAGRAFAVLQAVPGSVLWLLSGPGQADARLRAAAQAAGVDPARLVFMAKLPHPQYLARYALADLFLDTHPYNAHTTASDALWAGCPVLTCPGDTFAARVAGSLNHHLGLAHMNVADDAAFIATASALGNDPATLTALRAELAQARGRSGVFDMDGFATDLSALLQRLAGEQGWLGAQ from the coding sequence ATGTCGGCCTGGCAGCAACGGCAGCAACTGCAACAGGCGCTGGCACGCCAGCCCGGTGACTTCATCGCCTGGGTGATGCTGGCCGACCTGGAACTGGAAGCCGGCGACATCGCCGCCGGCGAACGCGCCGCGCGCCGCGCCCTGCAGCTGCGGCCGAACCATCCCGAGGCACTGGCCCGGCTGGGCCGGGTGGCCTGGATGGCCGGTGCCCACGCCGACGCGGCGACGCTGCTCGGCCAGGCCTCCGCGCTGGCACCGGAGCATCCGGGCATCGCCCTGTGGCTGGGCCATGCACTGGAAGATGCCGACGACGCCGAGGGCGCAGCGGCCGCCTACCGCCGCGCGCACGCGCTGCTGCCGGGCGAGCCGTACATCGCCGCGCAGCGCCTCGCCTGGCAGCGCCGCCTGTGTGACTGGCAGGACGTGGACGCGCTGGCCGCACAGGTACGCGCCGCGGTTGCCAGCGGCCAGGGCGTGGTCGAGCCCTTCGCTTTCCTCAGCGAGGATGCCAGCGCCGCCGAGCAGCTGGCCTGCGCGCGTGCGCGTGCCGCAGCGGTGGCCGCCGCCGTGCGCCCGCTGCCGGCCGTGCCCGTGCGTGCACGGGGCCCGCTGCGCATCGGCTTCCTCTCCAATGGATTCGGCGCGCACCCCACCGGCCTGCTGACCGTGGCACTGCTGGAACACCTGCAGGCGGACCCGGCGCTGCAGCTGCACCTGTTCGCGCTGAACCGCAATGACGGCAGCCGCATCCGCCAGCGCCTGCAGTCCGCGGCGCGGCTGCACGAGGTCGCCGGCCAACGCCATGCCGAGACCGCTGCGCAGATCCGTGCGCAGGACATCGACGTCCTGTTCGACCTGCGTGGCTGGGGCGGTGGCGGCACGCCGGAAGTGCTGGCCATGCGCCCTGCCCCGCTGCAGTTGAACTGGCTGGCCTACCCCGGCACGTCCGGCGCGCCGTGGCTGGATGCGGTGGTCGGCGATGCGTTTGCCCTGCCGCCGGCGCTGGAACCGCACTACAGCGAGCGCGTGCTGCGCCTGCCGCGCGCGTTCCAGCCGTCGGACAACACCCGCGTACTGCAGCCGGCGCCGACCCGGGCCGAGTGCGGCCTGCCCGAGCAGGGCGTGGTGTTCTGCTGCTTCAACAACAGCTACAAGCTGAACCCGCGCAGCGCCGGCCGTGCCTTCGCGGTGCTGCAGGCGGTGCCCGGCAGCGTGCTGTGGCTGCTGTCCGGCCCGGGCCAGGCCGATGCGCGCCTGCGTGCGGCCGCGCAGGCCGCCGGCGTGGACCCGGCACGGCTGGTGTTCATGGCGAAGCTGCCCCACCCGCAGTACCTGGCCCGCTACGCGCTGGCCGACCTGTTCCTGGACACGCATCCGTACAACGCGCACACCACCGCGTCGGATGCGCTGTGGGCCGGCTGCCCGGTACTGACCTGCCCCGGCGACACCTTCGCCGCGCGCGTGGCCGGCAGCCTCAACCATCATCTCGGCCTGGCGCACATGAACGTGGCCGATGATGCCGCTTTCATCGCCACCGCCAGCGCGCTGGGCAACGACCCGGCCACGTTGACCGCGCTGCGCGCCGAGCTGGCGCAGGCACGCGGGCGCAGCGGCGTGTTCGACATGGACGGCTTCGCCACCGATCTGTCCGCGTTGCTGCAGCGGCTGGCGGGCGAGCAGGGCTGGCTGGGCGCACAGTGA
- the prfA gene encoding peptide chain release factor 1: MTPTLRRKLEALAERREELERLLAEPDVVADNTRFRDLSREFAQLEPVATALADEARAKADLAAAEGMRADPDLRELADEEIAAAQARLQELEQELALLLVPRDPRDEGNLFLEVRAGTGGDEAAIFAGDLFRMYARYAERQGWKVEIESDNPGEHGGYKEVVARVVGRGAFSRLKFESGTHRVQRVPATESQGRIHTSAATVAIIPEADEVDDIVINPADLRVDTFRSSGAGGQHVNKTESAIRITHVPTGVVVECQTERSQHANRDKAMKRLKAQLLDAERQRQDAAQAESRRLQVGSGDRSQRIRTYNFPQGRITDHRVEGLTLYDLPNILSGDLDALLQRLSHEHQVDALAQLSAG, from the coding sequence ATGACGCCGACCCTGCGCCGTAAGCTGGAAGCGCTGGCCGAGCGCCGCGAAGAACTGGAACGACTGCTCGCCGAACCCGACGTGGTCGCCGACAACACCCGTTTCCGCGATCTTTCGCGCGAATTCGCCCAACTTGAACCGGTCGCCACCGCACTGGCCGACGAAGCCCGCGCCAAGGCCGACCTGGCCGCCGCCGAAGGCATGCGTGCCGACCCTGACCTGCGTGAGCTGGCCGACGAGGAAATCGCCGCTGCCCAGGCCCGGCTGCAGGAACTGGAACAGGAACTGGCCCTGCTGCTGGTGCCGCGCGACCCGCGCGACGAGGGCAACCTGTTCCTGGAAGTGCGCGCCGGCACCGGCGGCGACGAAGCCGCGATCTTCGCCGGCGACCTGTTCCGCATGTACGCCCGCTATGCCGAGCGCCAGGGCTGGAAGGTGGAGATCGAATCGGACAACCCCGGCGAACATGGCGGCTACAAGGAAGTGGTGGCACGCGTGGTCGGCCGCGGCGCGTTCTCGCGCCTGAAGTTCGAATCGGGCACGCACCGCGTGCAGCGCGTGCCGGCCACCGAATCGCAGGGCCGCATCCACACCTCGGCCGCTACCGTGGCCATCATTCCCGAGGCCGACGAGGTGGATGACATCGTCATCAATCCGGCCGACCTGCGGGTGGACACCTTCCGTTCGTCCGGCGCCGGCGGCCAGCACGTCAACAAGACCGAATCGGCCATCCGCATCACCCACGTGCCGACCGGCGTGGTGGTGGAATGCCAGACCGAGCGCAGCCAGCACGCCAACCGCGACAAGGCGATGAAGCGCCTGAAGGCGCAGCTGCTGGATGCCGAGCGCCAGCGCCAGGACGCGGCGCAGGCCGAATCGCGGCGCCTGCAGGTGGGCAGCGGCGACCGCAGCCAGCGCATCCGCACCTACAACTTCCCGCAGGGACGGATCACCGACCACCGCGTGGAAGGCCTGACCCTGTACGACCTGCCCAACATCCTGTCCGGCGACCTCGACGCCCTGCTGCAGCGCCTGAGCCACGAGCACCAGGTGGATGCGCTGGCGCAGCTGTCGGCGGGCTGA